TTTTAATTTTTCCAAGTTAAAATAAATTTTGTTCCTTTATTTAGCTCACTTTCTACTTTTATATTAATGTTATGATCTTTACAAATTTTATCCACCAAAGAAAGCCCTATACCAAAACCACCTTGATTTTCATTAAATCTTGAATAACGTTCAAAAATATTGGTCAAATTTTCCTTTGCTATACCACAGCCACTATCTTCTATTATAAGTCTTTGCTCTAAAAGCATTATTTTGATATGTCCATTTTTTACATTATATTTTATAGCATTATTAACAAGATTATCAAACATTTTAAAAAACTGCTCTTTATTGGCATAAATTTTTCCATCATCTTCCAAGCTAAGCTCTAAGTTAATATTTTTTTGCTCCAAAAATATCTTAAAATACTCCATTCTTTCTTTAATCAAATCTTTTAAAAATATCCAATCCTTTTTAGCCTCATAAGCTTGAGAAAAATTTAAAAAAGTTAAATCTGAATATAAATGACTCAAAGTCAAAGCAGCTATTTTTACACGCTTTAAAGCTTTAACTTCTTCAAAATTCTTTTTTCTTTCTAAACCTTCTACACTCATTAATATCGCACTAATTGGTGTATTAATCTCATGAGTGGTATCTTTTATAAAATTATTTAAAAATATTATTCTCATTTCTAAAGGCTTGAGTGCAAATTTTAGTATAAAATAAGCCATTATACTTACAAAAATCAAAGAAAAAACCATAGCCAAAGCTACTTTAAACCTTATAAATCCAAGTTCTTTGGAGATATCATCACCTTGTACCAAAACCCTCAAACGATTAACATCACCCAAAACCTCCAAAGCATCTTGTCCTTGAGTATTTGCAAGCAATAAATTATTTAAATTCACATCAGCTACATAAATTAGAGTGTTATTGTTGTAAATATTTGCATTATTAAATTTAAAAAATGTTGTTTGAGCAGGCAAGTCAAGATTAGAAAAATAAACTTTTGTTCTATCAAATATTGCAAATTTTATATTAGAAATTTGAGCAATTTTTTTAGCACCTTTTTCTATAGGCTCAAAACGTAATTTTTCCATTTGTAAAATTACAAAACGATGTTCTTGTCTTAATTTTATGCTATGTTCAGTTATTAATTCTTCTATTAACTTTGCATACCATACACCAAAAAGTACTATAAGAACACTTCCTATACTCACTAAATACAAAGAAAGAATTTGCCATGC
This genomic stretch from Campylobacter lari subsp. concheus harbors:
- a CDS encoding sensor histidine kinase, with protein sequence MSIKEEEGIVMYEAKRVAWQILSLYLVSIGSVLIVLFGVWYAKLIEELITEHSIKLRQEHRFVILQMEKLRFEPIEKGAKKIAQISNIKFAIFDRTKVYFSNLDLPAQTTFFKFNNANIYNNNTLIYVADVNLNNLLLANTQGQDALEVLGDVNRLRVLVQGDDISKELGFIRFKVALAMVFSLIFVSIMAYFILKFALKPLEMRIIFLNNFIKDTTHEINTPISAILMSVEGLERKKNFEEVKALKRVKIAALTLSHLYSDLTFLNFSQAYEAKKDWIFLKDLIKERMEYFKIFLEQKNINLELSLEDDGKIYANKEQFFKMFDNLVNNAIKYNVKNGHIKIMLLEQRLIIEDSGCGIAKENLTNIFERYSRFNENQGGFGIGLSLVDKICKDHNINIKVESELNKGTKFILTWKN